The genomic window GCAGCAGGGCGCGGGCGGGGCCCTCGGGGCGGCGGCGGCCCTGCTCCCAGTTCCGCAGCGTGCCCACGGGCACGTCCATCAGCGCCGCGAACTTGGGCTGCGAAAGCTTCAGGCGCTGCCGGAGCTCCTTTACGTCCACCTCGTCGTAGGTGAA from Longimicrobium sp. includes these protein-coding regions:
- a CDS encoding helix-turn-helix domain-containing protein, which encodes MRDELFDELLESVRQGGAIMRGDAPPSRTFTYDEVDVKELRQRLKLSQPKFAALMDVPVGTLRNWEQGRRRPEGPARALLRVVAKHPEAVLDALR